In the Gemmatimonadota bacterium genome, one interval contains:
- a CDS encoding prolyl oligopeptidase family serine peptidase, giving the protein MRTRTAPRSSAALLTLTALAQFALALTPLHGVRAQSTSPQARFERPIAPVTATDLLQIVTSQVADLSDDGRWLAVLQQTRADGFGTDVRRDGDPSYIRPAVARLVSINTATGQHQAVFSEPRVLRSPVWSHDGSRLALLALGGDRLQPLIWDRVSGRTRTLTVPAGWYVAENSDVRWSRDGTRVIVALRRDRWRGRVTAEFARMTQGPVFVQDGRDPFLAWDRLRREGNVRAVYSLDAVTSQPRELLPEGMISAYQVSEDDSLVTWEDDITRQTDYDVIFGTERRLMARVAGEAAQVVLPSLKGVTLAWSSDGRQLAWSREGKVWVQRAGGGSPARQLAGPDSAASSTGRAATDTSAAARADREAQRFTVVRWSPRGDALLLSNREGFWVAPADGAPRTRVVATSDSGTAPRYQPIDWSADGRHLYFSIASRTEWGRGVARYDRESKTLQELVKDTRLYGGVRLAKAGDVLVYSSGEGNRPQELYVADAGMRNARRVTDGNPQLAGKAFARTRLITYHDMDGATRYGVAYLPADYDASKRYPTLFNIYEEFFDDTFDPTINVLTASGYVVVKPSVGFETGFPGEAWAKGVTAAANHLIEAGIADSARLGVFGTSYGGYATNLLITQTKRFRAAANISGKVDMISFYTDSPRLGVRNIHAAEKSQDRLGATLWQQPQKYVAHSAVMFADRITTPLLLMTGALDPNVPADNTREMFYALRRLGKDVTWVNYMNGGHGTPSTTPADFVDFHDRLVAFFDRHLKGAPGERVVEAIAFTGEPLSRAVPPAATLARMEQQLADARSAWRRTPANADSIIWYGRRTAYPGRFNEAIAIFSDGIATFPGDARFYRHRGHRYISTRQLDKAIADLEKAYDLTKHAPDEVEPDGQPNARNIPTSTLKGNIRYHLALAYYLNGDFAKALPLYQEDVTASRGNPDMLVASSHWLYMTLRRLGRNGEAAKVLVPIRKDMDIIENGAYHKLLLLYKGELTPGELLGRFGTDGGLEDITTAYGVGNWHLYNGRRAEAETIFRRIVSARGQWASFGYLAAEAELARMR; this is encoded by the coding sequence ATGCGAACTCGGACCGCACCGCGCTCCAGCGCCGCCCTCCTCACGCTCACCGCCCTCGCGCAATTCGCCCTCGCCCTCACCCCGCTGCACGGGGTCCGCGCGCAGTCGACGAGTCCCCAGGCCCGGTTCGAGCGCCCGATCGCGCCAGTCACCGCCACCGACCTTCTGCAGATCGTCACCAGCCAGGTGGCCGACCTGAGTGATGACGGGCGCTGGCTCGCGGTCCTGCAGCAAACCCGCGCCGACGGCTTCGGAACCGACGTCCGGCGCGACGGCGACCCCTCGTACATCCGCCCGGCGGTGGCGCGCCTCGTCAGCATCAACACCGCCACCGGACAGCACCAGGCGGTCTTCAGTGAGCCGCGCGTGCTGCGATCCCCGGTCTGGTCGCACGACGGCAGCCGACTCGCCCTCCTCGCCCTGGGCGGTGACCGACTCCAGCCCCTCATCTGGGACCGCGTCAGCGGACGTACGCGGACGCTCACCGTCCCGGCCGGATGGTACGTGGCCGAGAACAGCGACGTGCGGTGGAGCCGCGATGGCACGCGCGTGATCGTCGCACTGCGCCGCGACCGCTGGCGGGGGCGCGTGACCGCGGAGTTCGCCCGCATGACGCAGGGGCCGGTCTTCGTGCAGGACGGGCGCGACCCGTTCCTGGCATGGGACCGCCTGCGCCGCGAGGGAAACGTCCGCGCCGTCTACTCGCTCGACGCAGTCACCAGCCAGCCGCGCGAACTGCTCCCGGAGGGGATGATCAGCGCGTACCAGGTGAGCGAGGACGATTCGTTGGTGACGTGGGAAGACGACATCACCCGGCAGACCGACTACGACGTCATCTTCGGGACGGAGCGCCGATTGATGGCGCGCGTGGCGGGTGAGGCGGCGCAGGTCGTCCTCCCCTCGCTCAAGGGCGTCACGCTCGCCTGGTCCAGCGACGGGCGGCAGCTCGCGTGGAGCCGCGAGGGGAAGGTCTGGGTGCAGCGAGCCGGTGGGGGCTCCCCAGCCCGCCAGCTCGCAGGCCCCGACTCGGCCGCCAGCAGCACCGGCCGCGCGGCGACTGACACCAGTGCCGCCGCACGCGCCGATCGCGAGGCGCAGCGCTTCACCGTGGTGCGCTGGTCGCCGCGCGGCGATGCCCTGCTCCTTTCCAATCGCGAGGGATTCTGGGTTGCACCTGCCGACGGTGCGCCGCGCACACGGGTGGTGGCGACCAGCGACTCCGGGACGGCGCCACGCTACCAGCCGATCGACTGGAGCGCGGACGGACGGCACCTCTACTTCAGCATCGCCAGCCGCACGGAATGGGGACGCGGCGTCGCCCGCTACGATCGGGAGAGCAAGACGCTGCAGGAGCTGGTGAAGGACACGCGCCTGTACGGCGGAGTGCGCCTCGCCAAGGCAGGCGACGTGCTCGTCTACTCGTCAGGCGAGGGGAACCGTCCGCAGGAGCTGTATGTCGCCGACGCCGGCATGCGCAACGCGCGGCGCGTGACCGACGGCAACCCGCAGCTCGCCGGCAAGGCGTTCGCCCGCACCCGTCTCATCACCTACCACGACATGGACGGCGCCACGCGCTACGGCGTCGCCTACCTCCCAGCTGACTACGACGCCAGCAAACGCTACCCCACGCTGTTCAACATCTACGAGGAGTTCTTCGACGACACCTTCGACCCCACGATCAACGTGCTCACGGCCAGCGGCTATGTGGTGGTGAAGCCGAGCGTGGGCTTCGAGACGGGCTTTCCGGGAGAGGCGTGGGCCAAGGGGGTGACGGCGGCCGCCAACCACCTCATCGAGGCGGGGATCGCCGATTCCGCCCGGCTTGGCGTCTTCGGGACGAGCTACGGCGGGTATGCCACCAACCTCCTCATCACCCAGACCAAGCGATTCCGCGCCGCGGCCAACATCTCGGGGAAGGTGGACATGATCTCGTTCTACACCGACTCTCCGCGCTTAGGGGTGCGCAACATCCATGCGGCGGAGAAGAGCCAGGATCGACTGGGGGCGACGCTCTGGCAGCAGCCCCAGAAGTACGTCGCCCACTCGGCGGTGATGTTCGCCGACCGCATCACCACGCCGCTGCTCCTGATGACCGGCGCGCTGGACCCGAACGTGCCGGCCGACAACACGCGCGAGATGTTCTACGCCCTGCGTCGCCTGGGGAAGGACGTGACGTGGGTGAACTACATGAACGGCGGGCACGGGACGCCGTCGACAACCCCCGCCGACTTCGTCGACTTCCACGACCGGTTGGTCGCCTTCTTCGACCGCCACCTCAAGGGAGCGCCGGGCGAACGCGTGGTCGAGGCGATCGCGTTCACGGGCGAACCGCTGTCGCGCGCGGTTCCGCCAGCCGCAACGCTGGCGCGGATGGAGCAGCAGCTGGCGGATGCGCGCTCGGCGTGGCGCCGCACGCCGGCGAATGCCGACTCGATCATCTGGTACGGACGGCGCACCGCCTATCCCGGGCGCTTCAACGAGGCGATCGCGATCTTCAGCGACGGGATCGCGACGTTCCCGGGCGACGCGCGCTTCTATCGGCATCGCGGGCACCGCTACATCAGCACGCGCCAGCTCGACAAGGCGATCGCCGACCTCGAGAAGGCGTACGACCTGACGAAGCATGCGCCCGACGAGGTCGAACCCGACGGGCAGCCGAACGCACGCAACATCCCGACGTCGACGCTCAAGGGGAACATCCGCTATCACCTGGCACTCGCGTACTACCTCAATGGGGACTTCGCGAAGGCGTTGCCCCTGTACCAGGAGGATGTCACCGCCTCACGCGGCAACCCCGACATGCTCGTCGCCAGCAGCCACTGGTTGTACATGACGCTGCGTCGCCTCGGGCGGAACGGCGAGGCGGCCAAGGTGCTCGTCCCGATCCGCAAGGACATGGACATCATCGAGAACGGGGCGTACCACAAGCTGCTGTTGCTGTACAAGGGTGAACTCACCCCCGGGGAACTGCTGGGGCGCTTTGGGACCGACGGTGGACTGGAGGACATCACCACCGCGTACGGCGTGGGGAACTGGCACCTGTACAACGGGCGGCGCGCCGAGGCCGAGACGATCTTCCGGCGTATCGTGAGCGCGCGGGGGCAGTGGGCGTCGTTCGGGTATCTCGCGGCCGAGGCGGAGTTGGCGCGGATGCGGTAG